The Spea bombifrons isolate aSpeBom1 chromosome 7, aSpeBom1.2.pri, whole genome shotgun sequence genomic interval caaaaaaaaaatccatatcaaTGCAGTACTGAAAGAGGTAGCataaacacatatttaaaaaaaaaatgtatgattgaaTGGATTTCATTGCTTACTAGAGTTCAACAACTTAAAATGTTATaccaattcctttttttttctcagaatcCCAGTCAAACCATTCCAACCAGTCAGACAGCAGTGTTTCTGATACCCAGGCCTCTTGCCATGTGCGTTCTCAAAGCATTGTGAGCTCCATCTTCTCTGAAGCCTGGAAGAGAGGAACGCAGCTGGAGGAATCCAGCAAGGTAGCAGATCATTACCCCTCCAtcccaaataaaaagaaataaggtGTGGATGGTGTGCTGCATGTATAGCCGGCTGCTGGGTACTAATATCACACACCTCCTTTCTCTTCCCATAATATGGACCAAAGCATTGGATCCATTTccttttcattcattcatagatATTATGCCATTATGTGCCCATATCATCTGGCAAGTTTGCAGTTCATTGCTTTTTACCAAGGATAATGTACTAGCAAAATTAAAGTGAAATTTAAATACACTATGGTATTCTATTATGTTTTAGATCTTGACAGGCTGCGAGTGAAGTCTATGTTTGTATTTCAGCTTAATATGGTATTTTGGGAAATCTGACTGAACGGGTTTGGAAGATACAGATTCACATAGTGTTGCTTATTCTGTCGCCACGCATTTTGTTTCACTGTTCGTGTTTCTCCTGTTGCCTCATTGTCCCAGGTTCCAAATGTGAAGCCCACCACTGCTAAGGTCATCAAGCCCACTGCGATTTGTACGGGGCATTATTAAGGTCGGGTCATCTGAAAGCACATTTAACCTGGATGTTTTTAACTAGAGTCCTCCAGACtaactttctaaaaaaaaaaaaattatccttAATCCTTTCttgaccaaaaaataaaaataaaccttaacaCAAGACCCTGGCTTCTGTTTGGTTAACATGTCTTCTTTTTTAGCCAAAAATCAGAAcatgctttttgttttatttttagtaaaaatcCTTGTTCTGGTTTACTGCAAATAATTCAGGCAAGGCATTGCGTTATACATATCATATGTCCAATGGCTACACAGTGGTCATAAGCAAACAACCCAGTTTGTAATAGCACATGGTCATACATGAAAGGGGGTTTCTGTGACTTTTCTTCATTGCACCGCTTTGTTGTGTAATTCATTTATCcattagttttatatttttgtacaaattgcagTGACATGCTCCGAAAGTGGATTCATTGCTTACCCCCTctcatattgtaaaataaactcCTTGACCTAAAACCAAGGTTGAAGCAGCAATTAGCATCAAGGCACGTAATATATAATCACAACGGCTATAGCTTATAGCTGAGAAGAATATATGGATATTGTATTAGATGGGGCAATCGTTCCTAATTTCTAAACTGGCCAAATTATTTTTCTCTgcaatatattcattaataccAAAGGAATTAAAGCTATGTCCTGCTTAACTTGCCTATTCTCATTTCCCTGCTTCCTGTTTTATGTTGTATACATATATCCTAATGACTTGTCTGTCTTCAGCTGACATCTTGTGTAACACCAAAACGTGATTCTCTATTTCCTGTCTGTGTTACTTTGTTGTACAATGCATAATGCATTGCTGTATCAAATTAACCACTGAACCATGTACACTCAATGACTACAATCCTAATTTTggagattaaaaatgttttaatttttctagAGCTACACATTGTTTAACATGTCACTGTTACCtcaaagttgtatttttttttctcaaggaaGCAAACTTACATTTAGCTGTATCCTGCATTAAAACATGTTCAGATTTCTTACAAATCTTTCTAATGTCCCAATCCACCATCTTTGTTATGTCTGTTATGTTTGTTATGAGGTATGTGCTCCATTGTCTTTTCTAATGTCTAGCCCTACATTGTGTAAAGGGTAGGGTGTATGTACCACAGAATATATccatatatgtgtttttttttatattttaggctCGGATGGAATCCTTAAATCGTCCCTTACCATCAATGACTCCTCAGCTTCACATCCAGATCAGAGCTGTATCTCCTCATGCAGCATCTCAGCCTTCACCTCTTGCaccaccccctcctcctcctccacctccacccccaccaccaccaccaccacccccaccgcTTCCCACTCAATCCAAGAGTCCTTCTGTGTCTACACCGATATTGTTTGCTAAATATAGCACCATCACCAGACTACAGAATGCTGCCCAGTACCCAGGACCTACATTCAAATTACCTGTCACAAGTCAATCTGCCCAGCATGTTCAGCAGTGCCCAAAGCCTCATGTGATTGTTACCCCCAATGGGGCAATtcctccaccaccacctcctCCACCCCCACCACCTCCTCCACCCCCAGGATCAGCAATGGCAATGCTTAAACCTGCACCATGTACACCTTCCATGCCACAATTTACACCTCCACCCCCTCCTCTCAAAATTCATCAAGTACAGCAAAATAATATTGTCCATACAGCTCagcctcctccacctcctcctttGCCACCTCCTCCGCCTCCGCCTCCacccccaccaccacctcctTCTTTCCAGGCTCCCACTAAACAGTTTGTGCCTATCTctaaaaaagcagcacatgtaGCTACCCCATCAGCATCTGTACCCTCTGGTCCTCCAACTGCACCAAAAAAACAGCTTCATTTTACAGTTTCACAAACTCAACAGCATTCTATGGCTGCTATGGCTCAATGTGCTCCTGTTCCACCTCCAACATTACCCAAACAGCAAAGTTACACAGCCAagcctccatcttccccacagtCTCCCATGCCCTCAGTTAAGCTGATTGCTAGTCAGTTCCCACCGCCTCCACCACTGTCAGATCCCCAGCCTACCAAGCCAGGCACTCCTGTCTCTGTTCCACAGTCTCCTCCAGCTGTCAAAGCAAAACCAAAATGGCAGCCTTTTTCTGTCCCATCTCCTGAGTTTCCCCCTCCACCTCCTGAGAGCAGCCTAGCACTTCTTCCTCCACCACCACCGCCACCACCACCGCCTCCTGCTTCTTCTCCTGTTCCTCCACTTTCTCCCACACCAGAAAAGACAGGTTCGCCTGTTAAAAAGTCAAGTAAGACATCCAGTCCTGGCGGGAAAAAACCTCCACCCACTCCGCAACGCAATTCTAGCATTAAATCCAACAGTTCTGCTGAGTACCATGAATCCAAGAAGTCCTCTGTGGATAGTCTAGTTAGCAAATTTTCAGAGTCACCTGGATCACCGTCAAAGGACTCGGCAGCTCCACCAGCAGCTCCACCAAAGCCAGTTAAACTTAATCTTTCGGGTGTAAACCTACCCATGGTTTTCCAGCAAGGAAACCTGCCCAGTCAAATGCCTGGGGCATTTCCCTCTGCAAAAGAATCCACTGAGTTTCCTTCTCCACCTTCTGATACTGAATCTGAATTCCCACCTCCACCAGCAGACCTTGAGCTTCTGCCTCCACCCCCAGCAGACGGTCCACCAGTTTTGTTTTCTGGGAGTACCTCTCCAAAGGTGGCTGTGGTGAATCCACAACCTCAGACATGGTCAAAATCATCTGTAAAAAAAGCACCACCACCCACCAGGCCAAAAAGGAATGACAGCATGCGTCTGATGCAGACAGAAATGACAGACTCTCCTTCCCCAGTTAGCACTCAAGTACCACCAACATCACCTAAGCCCAGCCTCAGTGTACAGCCTGGCTTCCTTGCTGACTTGAACAAGACCCTGCAAAGAAAGTCTATCACAAGGCACAGCTCACTGTCCTCTGCTCGATTGTCCAGGCCTGAGCCTACTGCCACAATGGATGATATGGTATTGCCTCCTCCACCCCCAGAACTCCTTGGCGACCATCAGAAAGCTAACTGCTATGGAGGCAGCCATTTATCTGGCTATGCAACATTACGAAGGGGGCCTCCTCCAGCCCCCCCTAAAAGGGACCAGAACACCAAGCTTTCTGGAGATTGGTAACCTACCAGTAATAAACTCTTTTTGATTGGTTCTACAAATGGCCAGCTGGTGTGCCATGAACTTTGAATCCTTTGTATGATACTCACACAAAGTGGTCTCCAGATAAAACTTAACTTGCACCTCCTTTACCCTCATGTTTCATAAATGCAGCTCAAAATCAAGTCCCCAAATTGGAGAGGACCAAACATGATTCATACTCTGCGTTTAAAGACACATTTTTGTAGTGTATGTTGGTGTGCAGTGTGTCTCTGCATGTTTTCCTACAATAGGCATATAATTCTGTCATTAATACAACGGCTGTACAATAAACGATAACAAGAATGTTTTGTTTCACCACATCTTTCCACTAAAAGGCTACATTAAACTAGATGCATAAATCGTGCCGTAGCTCAAAAATCTTCTTTTATTCATACAGTCTGGTTTTTGGTTTGCTGCATATGGACCAGTTCTTTAGCAGTGATTCATTGGGTAGGTTTTATAGAACTCACGTTTGGATAATACCAGATCAGATTACGAACCTTGGTAAAGGTTTAATTTTCTCTAAAGACCTTGGTATTCCCAACTCTTCAAATTTAGAATATGAGGTGAATAGCTGTGTTTAAGTGGTTTGGTATATCGTCCCATGACATTACAACACTAAATGTAGCCAAAGAGCAGAGCTATCTTTTAACTACATCTGCCTAATGTCCAATACTGTACATTGACTGTAAGGGGAAGTCCAGTTTAAGCAATCACAAGaaaactttattatattaatgcTGCTGTAGTAAAAATAAGGAATGCTTTTCCATTATTGTGCATAGGACAATTTTAAGAAGATTTAGACATCGTGGCAATGCCTACAAATGTTCTAATCTTGTCATCATTGATCTGCGCACTTCTAACACATTAAACATCGGGACTAACTAATAAACtattattgtgtcattttatttaatgtgcagACATTTTCTGACTCTTTTGACTAAATTTGTTTATACGCACTGtacaatgtttaaattccacTTAAATGTAAAACAGTTAAAGGTTTTCCTTTCATAAAGGGATGCTTGAAAGGGGACAAAATCATTGTTGTCTTGGTGTGTTTGTATCTTAGCATGTGGTAAGCCATTATTCTGAAGAAATTTCATGAAAATCTTGAGTGTAATAGGAATATTCAAACTTTTAAGATACTTGAAGAATGGGTTCATGCTATATGCAAGCACAGGGCGGTATTGTgtaattcaatttttttcctACATACAAGTCTACATTTTAACTTTGCATGGTTTATGCCACTAGAAAAGGTGTGGAATTCCATCATGTAACAGAAGAGTTGTAGTATTGGTAGCACTCTTTCTCCTGAACAACACAAAATAGATCAACTCGAATAATAGAACACACAGTACCAAAATAATTTGGTAGAAATAAGTAGCTGAGGACTCTACTATACTAAATATTATAAATCTTGGTTTATAGATTCACAATAACATCTGAGTGCATTTGGGATGGTTTGGGAAGGTTTGGGAAGGGTCTCTAGCAAGGGTCTGGTTGCAAAGGAGGAGGGGGCAGCAACTACAAATTGATGTCTTCGTATTTAGAATGTCCCTGCTATAATGGGCAGGTGTTCTGATACCTTTGTCAATatagtatatgtttatattaatgccaAGGGAGGACTTTCAACATTTAGCTTAGGGGAAGTCCAGCCAAGCAGCCCCATGATTAAAAAGCCCATGTCTGGTGGCCGACATGCTATACGAACACAATCCAATACTTCTCATGGATTGTCATCATGTAAATACTACATAAGGTTGGGTGGCTGCATGTTGAACTTTAAAAAGTAGTGTTGTTGAGGGGAGAATAAGAAATCGTAGAGTAGTAATAAACAGAAGTAGAAAGAGTGGTGGAGAGAGAAGATGGAGATAAGGTGGGTTTGTTCACTcaagggagagttggcaggagtgTTGTGTTTTCAACTttcttgcttaaccccttaatgacaaagcccatagatgtacgggctcaaaatgcattgttttcaatgggtttagggaccgcccattgtccttaaggggttaagtatttattattaaaggtcAACAGGTTTctttgagctggccctgcaggATACATTATCCTGCAGGACCAGCTCAAAGAAACCTGTTgacctttaataataaatacttaagCAAGAAAGTTGAAAACACAACACTCCtgctaaaaaatatttcaggaatggtttgaggaacacgagttcaaggtgttgacttggcctccaaattccctagatctcaatccaatcgagcTGTGGTATGCTCTGGCcaaacaagtccgatccatggaggccACACCTTGCAATTTATAGGACTTAGGGATCTACTGCTAacgtgccagataccacagcatgccttcagaggtctagtggagtccacaCATCCAGGGGTCatggctgttttggtggcaaaaaggggATGATGGCTgatcattttttcccctttagtaaatagaacTCAGCgagattataataaataaaaaaagcacatgCACTAGTTTTAATATTCTTAATTCTGGTTCTCAAGTAAACTCAACAGTGCATTTTCTCCATTCCTCCTCATGTAACTATAAGTGGTTCTGTAATTAATAAATGTCTATGAGGTAGGCACAGATTCATTCCCCATAATGCCACACTCAAATTCTATGACAAAAAAAGCCTATGACACACATGAATGCCCAATATGCCATAAAGCcacagatatttatattttttatgttagatCATAtgaacatatacacacacaattaaggTCTATACTTGGATTTCTctgtttaaacatttatacacTATTTAAAATTTACAGAATGACTCAACTAGGGCTATAAATagattaacattattattttagagcTTCCTGATCCAAGAGATATCTGATTGCCTTGTGGAGTCGAGAAGGAATCCCCCCCCTCCCGGCAGAATTTGAAGGGGGGACCTGCCTTCGTTTgaatcaagagtaggaaggttaggtagaagggttgaacgatggtctttttcaaccttatgtactatgagACTTAATGTTTCATTTCATACTGAGGAGCTGCTTGAAAAGCAGTCGGGTTGAATGAGTATTTTGGGTACAAGTTTTGGAAGAAATGCAATAAAACCTTGCTActactatttatttataagagaCCCATTCAGTTTGCTGAATACAGcagatacattattttaatactagTTGCGGCTTCATTTTTTCCAATGTATTTACTCACTCAATactaagtgttttttatttttgtttaatcaaGAAGTGTGCACCATTATTTGGTGGTCGCAAATGCCTGTGACATCTTAAATAAGGAGTATATTTGCTATTTGTGTGTGCAAGCACATGCAATCAGACCTATTGCCTCATAATCACGCTTTATCCATCAGCAAATTCTTGTTTCAGAGAGAATGATGAAACTTGACACAGAGTGAAGCATTGTGCTTAGGATATGTTTCATTGCTCTACTTTAGAGACATCCTCGGTTCTCCATTgtcaaaatatttaaagcacCAGGAATCCACCACATAATGGGTAGCTAATGAGCAACTTGACATAACACCTTGCATAGCACATGAGTGACAGTGGAACCCCTGCTCTAACAATATCAAGTTGATCAGAATGTGTACATCTCCTGTACTTATAATAAAGATTGCTAAACTGAAGGAAACAGAAGAAAcaaatgatattttattatgcTGAAAACCATACATTTCTGTACGCAGAACATACTAAGCAAAACACATAATTTAACTGTGCTTTAATGCTTTTATTGAGGGACTTAACAAGAGTTTTTAATACATAGCAACAGTTATTTcaagaacattaaaaagaaacaaaataacttcTTATCCACTAGTGTTGGAGGTTGCTTGATGGCACACAATAAAACAGAATAGGTGGCAATAAAAAGTCGACCAAATACTTTAAGAGCAATTGGTCTTCTAGTTGTTTCACGcatttgtttttacataaaatcATGCCAGACGTGGGATTGATACACATTTTATGTAGTTAAAAGATTGTAGGGGACCAAATTAGAAATACAATATTCAGGAATCTGAAAGACTTTTCCAAACAATCTCAAAATTTGAAAAGGACCTTGTGTGTGTTCTGTTACGATCACTTTTGCTTTAACTTCGTATAATTTATACTCAAAGATACTTGTGTTTAGGCTAAAGAAAGATGAAGAGGAGCCacttgaaaataatttaatgaatgaGCCTCTCTGTCTCTGGATGTACTTTTTTATCATGGCTTATCTATACTGCTGATGTAGTACATGTGCAAAAGCACTGAGCAATTCTCAcacaaaaagtttattttcaatatCGGCCTATGCCAGCAGGGgagctttattttattattatgaaaaacaAGAGTGCATTGAACAAATATCCACAAATGGTATTGATACCATAAGCATTACCTCAGCAATGTGAATGAATGTAAAACACCTGCCCTGTAAGATCTTTAAAAGgaagtgtaaaagaaaaagcTGTTTCACAAGCATTACCAAAATAACAATAGTTGTCTACAGAAATCTTTCACATTTTATCCAAAAGGTAATGTaatgaatataatgtataatttatgtaaacaatTGTAAATCAATATGGTTATTTTGACTACATACTAAAATATTTCTAGTTCAGATTTTGCGCCTGTTTTCATATGAAATCCCATTTTCATAATAAAGGAGCACAAACTGACTGCATTAGCCTGCAGCTGTACGAATGAACCAGTGTTTTGCAAATATCAGCAGCATATAGAATGAGCCCAGGTTAAAACCTTTGATGATGAAGACCACAAAGCTTGTGAGCATTAGCATTTTAGCTGATGTGATGCTTTTCCCCCCACTGCATACAGAACAAGTATAAGTGCTGTTCTATAACTTTTATTATGCCACTGACATCACTGTGAACATCAAAGCAAGTTTTAAATTTAATACTTTACAGCTAAGACGTCTTACACGTCTCATCCACTTGTATACAAGAATGTACTCAACGCAGGTCCATTGTATAATCCTAATGGACATTGAAGCAGAACATTTAAACATGTTAATTTACAGAGCATTTTAAAGATGTTAATATCTGATTGGTACTAGCAGTGTCTGTCTCTGCAGCAtacatgttttcttttcaaCTGGCTCCtcattttaaactttattttatcactTAGGATGTtcttaaaacacagaaaacttGGGACCTGCCCTTGGCGTGACTCAGCAGTTCCTTATTGTCCTTCAAGCTTCCTTGAACATCACAGAAGCCAGCTTTAGGCAACTTGTGCTTTACCAACACCCTACAAATTGTGCTATGTAAAGCGTGCTGGTCTTTACTTTTTGATTAAGGCAAAAGTGCAAATCCAATGATGGAAAAAGTCTGTAAAACAGACAATTTTAAAATTTGAGTTCCCCTTTAGAAGAGGCAAAAGAAGTCTAGCTGTAGTCTGTGCGACCGCAAGTCCTCCTTGACGCCTTAGTTGAATATAGGTTTCCCAGTCAACATTTAACTGGTATGAGGTTCTCCATATACGTTCGAGAATTGTTTAGATAGTTGTATCCAAATATAACACCTTAAAAGCTTCCTGTACCTGTCATTTGTTTCAATTATACAATTGATAATAAGTATTACCCAATTCTAAGGCTATCTACAATTTTCAAAGTATTGTGCCCTGGAGAATAGGAGTGGTAAATGTTGCACTGCAgcctataattttaaaaaaaatgataatattaaaacaAGTTTGTCACTCCTGTTCAAGATAAAAGGTTTTGGATgtactgtacaaaaaaaactgtaaaggtGTTGCTTCTAGATTGACACTCTTTTGAATATGCCAGGTATTTCTGTCCTTTAATTATGTGaaagaataaagaataataaaaaaaaaaaaagtaaagatgtGCACACAATGTATTATTGTAATGCGTCTCATTCGGAAAACTGGATTTGATTATATTGGTACAAAAGCAAGCAGGTAAGTTTCCCAGTAGCAAGTGATAATTTCCAGACACAGTACCTAAGTTCCAGATACTTTAAATCCAAG includes:
- the RAPH1 gene encoding ras-associated and pleckstrin homology domains-containing protein 1 isoform X1; the encoded protein is MEQLSDEELDHGAEEDSDKEDQDLDKMFGAWLGELDKLTQSMDTEKIEEPVKRSPLRQETNLANFSYRFSMYNLNEALNQGETVDLDALMADLCSIEQELSSIGTHSSKNTLKPHERKTFQKPPASRLSSKQSSLKGLHSSSGRMSKPAHANFSLDDITAQLEQASLSMDEAARQTIVEDSKPVVTVHHRRTASAGTVSDSDIRSVSNSSRSSITSAASSMDSLDIDKMTRPQELEILSQVPPISEHSYLDRETSLLLRNIAGKPSHLLTKEEQAAKIKAEKIRVALEKIKEAQVKKLVIRVHMSDDSSKTMMVDERQTVRQVLDNLMDKSHCGYSLDWSLVETISELQMERIFEDHENLVENLLNWTRDSQNKLMFVERIEKYALFKNPQNYLLGRKETSEMADRNKEVLLEECFCGSSVTVPEIEGILWLKDDGKKSWKKRYFLLRASGIYYVPKGKAKASRDLVCFLQLDHVNVYYGQDYRSKYKAPTDYCLVLKHPQIQKKSQYIKYLCCDDVRTLHQWVNGIRIAKYGKQLYGNYQEALKRTEAAYDWTSLSGSSMKSGSSSSSLPESQSNHSNQSDSSVSDTQASCHVRSQSIVSSIFSEAWKRGTQLEESSKARMESLNRPLPSMTPQLHIQIRAVSPHAASQPSPLAPPPPPPPPPPPPPPPPPPPLPTQSKSPSVSTPILFAKYSTITRLQNAAQYPGPTFKLPVTSQSAQHVQQCPKPHVIVTPNGAIPPPPPPPPPPPPPPPGSAMAMLKPAPCTPSMPQFTPPPPPLKIHQVQQNNIVHTAQPPPPPPLPPPPPPPPPPPPPPSFQAPTKQFVPISKKAAHVATPSASVPSGPPTAPKKQLHFTVSQTQQHSMAAMAQCAPVPPPTLPKQQSYTAKPPSSPQSPMPSVKLIASQFPPPPPLSDPQPTKPGTPVSVPQSPPAVKAKPKWQPFSVPSPEFPPPPPESSLALLPPPPPPPPPPPASSPVPPLSPTPEKTGSPVKKSSKTSSPGGKKPPPTPQRNSSIKSNSSAEYHESKKSSVDSLVSKFSESPGSPSKDSAAPPAAPPKPVKLNLSGVNLPMVFQQGNLPSQMPGAFPSAKESTEFPSPPSDTESEFPPPPADLELLPPPPADGPPVLFSGSTSPKVAVVNPQPQTWSKSSVKKAPPPTRPKRNDSMRLMQTEMTDSPSPVSTQVPPTSPKPSLSVQPGFLADLNKTLQRKSITRHSSLSSARLSRPEPTATMDDMVLPPPPPELLGDHQKANCYGGSHLSGYATLRRGPPPAPPKRDQNTKLSGDW
- the RAPH1 gene encoding ras-associated and pleckstrin homology domains-containing protein 1 isoform X2, which gives rise to MEQLSDEELDHGAEEDSDKEDQDLDKMFGAWLGELDKLTQSMDTEKIEEPVKRSPLRQETNLANFSYRFSMYNLNEALNQGETVDLDALMADLCSIEQELSSIGTHSSKNTLKPHERKTFQKPPASRLSSKQSSLKGLHSSSGRMSKPAHANFSLDDITAQLEQASLSMDEAARQTIVEDSKPVVTVHHRRTASAGTVSDSDIRSVSNSSRSSITSAASSMDSLDIDKMTRPQELEILSQVPPISEEEQAAKIKAEKIRVALEKIKEAQVKKLVIRVHMSDDSSKTMMVDERQTVRQVLDNLMDKSHCGYSLDWSLVETISELQMERIFEDHENLVENLLNWTRDSQNKLMFVERIEKYALFKNPQNYLLGRKETSEMADRNKEVLLEECFCGSSVTVPEIEGILWLKDDGKKSWKKRYFLLRASGIYYVPKGKAKASRDLVCFLQLDHVNVYYGQDYRSKYKAPTDYCLVLKHPQIQKKSQYIKYLCCDDVRTLHQWVNGIRIAKYGKQLYGNYQEALKRTEAAYDWTSLSGSSMKSGSSSSSLPESQSNHSNQSDSSVSDTQASCHVRSQSIVSSIFSEAWKRGTQLEESSKARMESLNRPLPSMTPQLHIQIRAVSPHAASQPSPLAPPPPPPPPPPPPPPPPPPPLPTQSKSPSVSTPILFAKYSTITRLQNAAQYPGPTFKLPVTSQSAQHVQQCPKPHVIVTPNGAIPPPPPPPPPPPPPPPGSAMAMLKPAPCTPSMPQFTPPPPPLKIHQVQQNNIVHTAQPPPPPPLPPPPPPPPPPPPPPSFQAPTKQFVPISKKAAHVATPSASVPSGPPTAPKKQLHFTVSQTQQHSMAAMAQCAPVPPPTLPKQQSYTAKPPSSPQSPMPSVKLIASQFPPPPPLSDPQPTKPGTPVSVPQSPPAVKAKPKWQPFSVPSPEFPPPPPESSLALLPPPPPPPPPPPASSPVPPLSPTPEKTGSPVKKSSKTSSPGGKKPPPTPQRNSSIKSNSSAEYHESKKSSVDSLVSKFSESPGSPSKDSAAPPAAPPKPVKLNLSGVNLPMVFQQGNLPSQMPGAFPSAKESTEFPSPPSDTESEFPPPPADLELLPPPPADGPPVLFSGSTSPKVAVVNPQPQTWSKSSVKKAPPPTRPKRNDSMRLMQTEMTDSPSPVSTQVPPTSPKPSLSVQPGFLADLNKTLQRKSITRHSSLSSARLSRPEPTATMDDMVLPPPPPELLGDHQKANCYGGSHLSGYATLRRGPPPAPPKRDQNTKLSGDW